One region of Caldimonas thermodepolymerans genomic DNA includes:
- the dnaN gene encoding DNA polymerase III subunit beta: MIVLKAPQDKVLGALQAVSGIVERRHTLPILANVLIRKTGSQVEFTTSDLEIQVRTTAEFEGDAGSFNTSVGARKLIDILRALPSDQTVSLSASQNKLTLQGGKSRFTLQTLPAEDFPLVQEAADFGPTFSVPQKTLKGLIGQVHFAMAVHDIRYYLNGILFVAEGKQLTLVATDGHRLALAQATLEVEIPRQEVILPRKTVLELQRLLKDEDTPIEMRFAGNQAKFSFSGMEFVTKLVEGKFPDYNRVIPKNHKNSVILGRAPLLASLQRAAILTSEKFKGVRLSFEPGVLRIASSNAEQEEAKEELEIDYGGDSIEIGFNVTYLVDVLANMGQDMVKIELQDANSSALITIPDHAGFKYVVMPMRI; this comes from the coding sequence ATGATTGTGTTGAAAGCACCCCAGGACAAAGTGCTCGGCGCCCTGCAGGCCGTCTCCGGCATCGTGGAGCGACGCCACACTTTGCCGATCCTGGCGAACGTGTTGATCCGCAAGACTGGTAGCCAGGTCGAGTTCACCACCAGCGACCTCGAGATCCAGGTGCGCACCACCGCCGAATTCGAGGGCGACGCGGGCAGCTTCAACACCTCCGTCGGCGCGCGCAAGCTGATCGACATCCTGCGCGCCCTGCCTTCGGACCAGACCGTCTCGCTGTCGGCCAGCCAGAACAAGCTGACCCTGCAGGGCGGCAAGAGCCGCTTCACGCTGCAGACCCTGCCGGCGGAAGACTTCCCGCTGGTGCAGGAAGCCGCCGACTTCGGCCCCACCTTCAGCGTCCCGCAGAAGACCCTCAAGGGCCTGATCGGCCAGGTGCACTTCGCGATGGCGGTGCACGACATCCGCTACTACCTCAACGGCATCCTGTTCGTCGCCGAAGGCAAGCAGCTGACGCTGGTGGCCACCGACGGCCACCGCCTGGCGCTGGCCCAGGCCACGCTGGAAGTCGAGATACCGCGCCAGGAAGTGATCCTGCCGCGCAAGACCGTGCTGGAGCTGCAGCGCCTGCTCAAGGACGAGGACACGCCGATCGAGATGCGCTTTGCCGGCAACCAGGCCAAGTTCAGCTTCAGCGGCATGGAGTTCGTCACCAAGCTGGTCGAGGGCAAGTTCCCCGACTACAACCGGGTCATCCCCAAGAACCACAAGAACAGCGTCATCCTCGGCCGTGCGCCGCTGCTGGCCAGCCTGCAGCGCGCCGCCATCCTGACCAGCGAGAAGTTCAAGGGCGTGCGCCTGAGCTTCGAGCCCGGCGTGCTGCGCATCGCCTCCAGCAACGCCGAGCAGGAAGAGGCCAAGGAAGAACTCGAAATCGACTACGGCGGCGACAGCATCGAGATCGGCTTCAACGTCACCTACCTGGTCGACGTGCTGGCCAACATGGGCCAGGACATGGTCAAGATCGAGCTGCAGGACGCCAACAGCTCGGCCCTGATCACCATCCCCGATCACGCCGGCTTCAAGTACGTGGTGATGCCGATGCGGATCTGA
- the dnaA gene encoding chromosomal replication initiator protein DnaA has product MSSDLWQRCCERLAAEMPEQQFNTWIRPLPPGTVTTAEAGPVVSVRVPNRFKLDWIRNQYAPRIESLLADLAGCPVKLELSLAPREAPPVNHRPVLATAGAGPVPAAQAYNGAAPARAAAAVAAPAAPAASNPASRSRLNPSLTFDTLVPGRANQMARTAALHVAGAPGQMYNPLFIYGGVGLGKTHLIHAVGNALLADRPDARVLYLHAEQFISDVVKNYQRKTFDELKAKYHSLDLLLIDDVQFFAGKDRTQEEFFNAFEALLAKRAHIIMTSDTYPKGLADIDERLTSRFDSGLTVAIEPPELEMRVAILIKKAEAEGAVMPEDVAFFVAKNVRANVRELEGALRKILAYSRFSHKEINIQLAREALKDLLSIQNRQISVENIQKTVADFYKIKVADMYSKKRPASIARPRQIAMYLAKELTQKSLPEIGELFGGRDHTTVLHAVRKIGSERTKNTELNQQLHVLEQTLKG; this is encoded by the coding sequence ATGAGCTCCGACCTCTGGCAACGCTGCTGCGAGCGCCTCGCGGCAGAGATGCCCGAACAGCAATTCAACACCTGGATCCGCCCCCTGCCGCCCGGCACGGTCACGACCGCAGAGGCCGGCCCGGTGGTGAGCGTGCGCGTGCCCAACCGCTTCAAGCTGGACTGGATCCGCAACCAGTACGCGCCGCGCATCGAAAGCCTGCTGGCCGACCTGGCCGGCTGCCCGGTCAAGCTGGAGCTCTCGCTGGCGCCGCGCGAGGCGCCGCCCGTGAACCACCGCCCGGTGCTGGCCACGGCCGGTGCCGGCCCGGTGCCCGCGGCCCAGGCCTACAACGGCGCGGCCCCCGCCCGAGCAGCCGCCGCGGTGGCGGCACCGGCCGCGCCTGCGGCCAGCAACCCGGCCTCGCGCAGCCGGCTCAACCCCAGCCTGACCTTCGACACCCTGGTGCCGGGCCGGGCCAACCAGATGGCGCGCACCGCCGCGCTGCACGTGGCCGGCGCCCCCGGCCAGATGTACAACCCGCTGTTCATCTACGGCGGCGTGGGCCTGGGCAAGACCCACCTGATCCACGCCGTCGGCAACGCGCTGCTGGCCGACCGGCCGGACGCGCGCGTGCTGTACCTGCACGCCGAGCAGTTCATCTCCGACGTCGTCAAGAACTACCAGCGCAAGACCTTCGACGAGCTCAAGGCCAAGTACCACTCGCTGGACCTGCTGCTGATCGACGACGTGCAGTTCTTCGCCGGCAAGGACCGCACCCAGGAAGAGTTCTTCAACGCCTTCGAGGCGCTGCTGGCCAAGCGGGCGCACATCATCATGACCAGCGACACCTACCCCAAGGGGCTGGCCGACATCGACGAGCGCCTGACCTCGCGCTTCGACTCGGGCCTGACGGTGGCCATCGAGCCGCCCGAGCTGGAGATGCGCGTGGCCATCCTGATCAAGAAGGCCGAAGCCGAGGGCGCGGTGATGCCCGAGGACGTGGCCTTCTTCGTCGCCAAGAACGTGCGCGCCAACGTGCGCGAGCTCGAAGGCGCGCTGCGCAAGATCCTGGCTTATTCACGGTTTTCCCACAAGGAAATCAACATCCAGCTGGCGCGCGAGGCGCTCAAGGACCTGCTGTCGATCCAGAACCGGCAGATCTCGGTGGAGAACATCCAGAAGACGGTGGCCGACTTCTACAAGATCAAGGTCGCCGACATGTACTCCAAGAAACGCCCCGCCAGCATCGCCCGCCCGCGCCAGATCGCCATGTACCTGGCCAAGGAGCTGACGCAGAAGAGCCTGCCCGAGATCGGCGAGCTGTTCGGCGGGCGCGACCACACCACGGTGCTGCATGCCGTGCGCAAGATCGGCAGCGAGCGCACCAAGAACACCGAACTCAACCAGCAGCTGCACGTGCTGGAACAGACCTTGAAGGGCTGA
- the gyrB gene encoding DNA topoisomerase (ATP-hydrolyzing) subunit B, translating into MTDASNEQPSQPAQNPAEAGYGESSIQILEGLEAVRKRPGMYIGDTSDGTGLHHLVFEVVDNSIDEALAGYCDDIVVTIHTDNSISVIDNGRGIPTGVKMDDKHEPKRSAAEIALTELHAGGKFNQNSYKVSGGLHGVGVSCVNALSKWLRLTVRRDGKVHYLEFKKGVPQDRIIEERDGVEVSPMKILGNTDKRGTEVHFLPDDEIFSNVDFHYDVLAKRLRELSFLNNGVKIRLVDERNGKEDNFAFAGGVKGFVEFINQGKKVLHPNIFHAVGERVSEQNTTIGVEVAMQWNDGYSESVLCFTNNIPQRDGGTHLTGLRAAMTRVINKYIEDNELAKKAKVEISGDDMREGLACVVSVKVPEPKFSSQTKDKLVSSEVRGPVEEVVSQKLTDWLLENPNDAKIICGKIVEAARAREAARKAREMTRRKGVLDGLGLPGKLADCQEKDPALCEIYIVEGDSAGGSAKQGRDRKFQAILPLRGKILNVEKARYEKLLSSNEIVTLITALGTGIGKDDFNPDKLRYHRIIIMTDADVDGAHIRTLLLTFFYRQMPELVERGHIYIAQPPLYKVKQGKHEQYLKDAHELDAFMLKVALTDAELHTGIGNTVLKGEAFEQLARQYVLAENVIGRLSNWMDAEALRALANGVEINMDTKEQAEASAAALQAALHGAKVEATYDERTDKHALRISRRHHGNVKTSVISAEFVHGADYDVLSSAGRTFKGLLGPDAVIRRGEGDRQKEQKVGDFRQAMQWLMAQAEASVGRQRYKGLGEMNPEQLWETTMDPNVRRLLRVQIEDAIEADRVFTMLMGDEVEPRRNFIEANALRAANIDV; encoded by the coding sequence ATGACCGACGCAAGCAACGAGCAACCGAGCCAACCCGCCCAGAACCCGGCCGAAGCCGGCTACGGCGAAAGCAGCATCCAGATCCTCGAAGGGCTGGAAGCGGTGCGCAAGCGCCCCGGCATGTACATCGGCGACACCTCCGATGGCACCGGTCTGCATCACCTGGTCTTCGAGGTCGTCGACAACTCGATCGACGAGGCGCTGGCCGGCTACTGCGACGACATCGTCGTCACCATCCACACCGACAACTCCATCTCCGTCATCGACAACGGCCGCGGCATCCCGACCGGCGTCAAGATGGACGACAAGCACGAGCCCAAGCGTTCGGCGGCGGAGATCGCCCTGACCGAGCTGCACGCCGGCGGCAAGTTCAACCAGAACAGCTACAAGGTCTCGGGCGGCCTGCACGGCGTGGGCGTGTCGTGCGTCAACGCGCTGTCCAAGTGGCTGCGCCTGACCGTGCGCCGCGACGGCAAGGTGCACTACCTCGAGTTCAAGAAGGGCGTGCCGCAGGACCGCATCATCGAGGAGCGTGACGGCGTCGAGGTCAGCCCGATGAAGATCCTCGGCAACACCGACAAGCGCGGCACCGAGGTGCACTTCCTGCCCGACGACGAGATCTTCTCCAACGTCGACTTCCACTACGACGTGCTGGCCAAGCGCCTGCGCGAGCTCTCGTTCCTGAACAACGGCGTCAAGATCCGCCTGGTCGACGAGCGCAACGGCAAGGAAGACAACTTCGCCTTCGCCGGCGGGGTCAAGGGCTTCGTCGAGTTCATCAACCAGGGCAAGAAGGTCCTGCATCCGAACATCTTCCACGCCGTCGGCGAGCGCGTCAGCGAGCAGAACACCACCATCGGCGTCGAGGTGGCGATGCAGTGGAACGACGGCTACAGCGAGAGCGTCCTCTGCTTCACCAACAACATCCCGCAGCGCGACGGTGGCACCCACCTGACCGGCCTGCGCGCGGCGATGACCCGCGTCATCAACAAGTACATCGAGGACAACGAGCTGGCCAAGAAGGCCAAGGTCGAGATCTCCGGCGACGACATGCGCGAGGGCCTGGCCTGCGTGGTCAGCGTCAAGGTGCCCGAGCCCAAGTTCTCCAGCCAGACCAAGGACAAGCTGGTCTCCAGCGAGGTGCGCGGCCCGGTCGAGGAGGTCGTGAGCCAGAAGCTCACCGACTGGCTGCTCGAGAACCCCAACGACGCCAAGATCATCTGCGGCAAGATCGTCGAGGCCGCACGCGCCCGCGAGGCCGCGCGCAAGGCGCGCGAGATGACCCGCCGCAAGGGCGTGCTCGACGGCCTGGGGCTGCCCGGCAAGCTGGCCGACTGCCAGGAGAAGGACCCGGCCCTGTGCGAGATCTACATCGTCGAGGGCGACTCCGCCGGCGGCTCGGCCAAGCAGGGCCGCGACCGCAAGTTCCAGGCGATCCTTCCGCTGCGCGGCAAGATCCTGAACGTCGAGAAGGCGCGCTACGAGAAGCTGCTGTCGTCCAACGAGATCGTCACGCTGATCACCGCGCTGGGCACCGGCATCGGCAAGGACGACTTCAACCCCGACAAGCTGCGCTACCACCGCATCATCATCATGACCGACGCGGACGTGGACGGCGCGCACATCCGCACCCTGCTGCTGACCTTCTTCTACCGACAGATGCCCGAGCTGGTCGAGCGCGGCCACATCTACATCGCGCAGCCGCCGCTGTACAAGGTCAAGCAGGGCAAGCACGAGCAGTACCTGAAGGACGCCCACGAGCTGGACGCCTTCATGCTCAAGGTGGCGCTGACCGACGCCGAGCTGCACACCGGCATCGGCAACACCGTGCTCAAGGGCGAGGCCTTCGAGCAGCTGGCACGCCAGTACGTGCTGGCCGAGAACGTCATCGGCCGCCTGTCCAACTGGATGGACGCCGAGGCCCTGCGCGCGCTGGCCAACGGCGTCGAGATCAACATGGACACCAAGGAACAGGCCGAGGCCAGCGCCGCGGCGCTGCAGGCCGCGCTGCACGGGGCCAAGGTCGAGGCCACCTATGACGAGCGCACCGACAAGCACGCACTGCGCATCAGCCGCCGCCACCACGGCAACGTCAAGACCAGCGTCATCAGTGCCGAGTTCGTGCACGGCGCCGACTACGACGTGCTGAGCAGCGCCGGCCGGACCTTCAAGGGCCTGCTCGGCCCCGACGCCGTGATCCGCCGCGGCGAAGGCGACCGGCAGAAGGAACAGAAGGTCGGCGACTTCCGCCAGGCCATGCAATGGCTGATGGCGCAGGCCGAAGCCAGCGTCGGCCGCCAGCGCTACAAGGGCCTGGGCGAGATGAACCCCGAGCAGCTGTGGGAGACCACGATGGACCCGAACGTGCGCCGCCTGCTGCGCGTGCAGATCGAGGACGCCATCGAGGCCGACCGCGTGTTCACGATGCTGATGGGCGACGAGGTCGAGCCGCGCCGCAACTTCATCGAGGCGAACGCGTTGAGGGCGGCGAACATCGACGTGTGA